In Bradyrhizobium sp. 195, the sequence GGAGGTGAAGCCCGCGACCATCGCGTATTCGATCATGTAGCCGGACAGGCGGGTGTCCTTGCCGATCACCACCCGGTGGCGATGATCACCGCGCTGGAATGCGAGGCCTGCGGCCTGGCCGACCTTGAGCGCGAGCTCCGGCGTGATCAGTCCGTTGGCGCGGCCCCGAATCCCGTCCGTCCCGAAATATTTGCGACTCATATCGTCCCCCGAGCAACAACCAGGGATCCCCATTGCAACCACGGGCTGCCCGAACGGGCCCCGCATCCCTGATTTGCTTGGGCTGTTATAATGCCTGTGCGGCTAACTTGGCTTCAAAAAATATGATGAATCATTACGGAACCGCGCCGCATTGATCTGATAACGTGTTGTTAACATTATGCTTCCCGCGCGAGCCGGAAAAGACGAGGGAACCCGCCCTCAGTCCGAGCGCTTCACATGGCCATCCCCGCGGCTCGGCGCCGGCTGGGTGACGTTGACGGGATCGGAGCCCGGAAAGGTCTCCTCCAGCCCCTCTTCCAGCGCGGCCTCGAGATCGCGCTTCTCCTTGATCTCTTCCGGGGAAGGTCCAGCGTGCGGCCTCGTCATGGCGCTCTCCTGCAAAACGTTCTGCAAACGATTTGGCTGTGCATCCAACCATGCTAGATGACCTCGAAATCTTGCGATGCAAGACTTCCGAGTCAGACGGGCCGGGGAAACGAGCATGAAGCATATTACCTGTATCGACGATCTTCGCGCCCTGCATAAGCGCCGCGTGCCGAAGGCGTTCTTCGACTATTGCGACCGCGGCTCCTATGCCGAGGAAACGCTGCGCGCCAACCGCGAGGACATGCAGGCGATCAAGTTCCGCCAGCGCATCCTGGTCGACGTCTCCAAGCGCGACACCTCGACCACGATCCTCGGTGAGCCCTCGACCATGCCGCTGATGCTCGCGCCCGTCGGTCTGCTCGGCATGCAGCATGGCGACGGCGAGATCCACGCCTGCCGCGCCGCGCAGGCCGCCGGTATCCCGTTCACGCAGTCGACCATGTCGATCTGCTCGATCGAGGACATCGCCGCCAATGTCGAGAAGCCGTTCTGGTTCCAGCTCTACGTCATGAAGGACCGCGGCTTCATCAAGGAATTGATCGAGCGCGCCATCGCGGCCAAGTGCAGCGCGCTTGTGCTGACCGTGGACCTCCAGGTGATCGGCCAGCGCCATGCCGACATCAAGAACGGCATGACGGTGCCCCCCGAGTGGTCGCTGTCGAAGCTGCTGGATTTCGCCAGCAAACCGGCCTGGGTCTCCGGCGTGCTTCAAGGCAAGCGCCGCACCTTCGGCAACATCGCCGGTCACGTGAAGAACACCGAGGATCTCAACCGCCTTGCCGAATGGACGGCGTCGCAGTTCGACACCTCGCTGAGCTGGAAGGACGTCGAGTGGGTCCGCAGCATCTGGCCGGGCAAGCTGATCATCAAGGGCATCCTCGACGTCGAGGATGCCGAGGAAGCGGCCAAGACCGGCGCGCAGGCCCTCGTCGTCTCCAACCATGGCGGCCGTCAGCTCGACGGCGCGCCGTCATCGATCGAGGTGCTGCCGGAGATCGCCGACGCGGTCGGTGACAAAATGGAGATCATGTTCGACGGCGGCATCCGCTCCGGCCAGGACGTGATGCGCGCGCTCGCCCTCGGCGCAAAGTCCTGCATGCTCGGCCGCGCCTACGCCTATGGCTTGGGGGCCGGCGGTCAGGCCGGCGTCGCCAAGGCGATCGACATCATCCAGAAAGAGCTGCTCACCACCATGGGTTTGTGCGGCGTCAACCGGATCGACGAGATCGACGATCATATCATTGCGATGTGACCGCAGAGACGGTGCCGTAGGGTGGGTTAGGTCCGCGGATGCGCAAAGCGCAGTCCGCTGAGCGTAACCCACCATCTCCGTCCGCATTTTCGGAAGCATGGCGGGTTACGCTTCGCCTAACCCACCCTACACGTCCTCCGCTTCGCCCCTCACATCGGCGGCGTCAGGCCGTCGCGGCCGACGCTGACGCGGTTGGTCTCGAACGAGCCGTCCGGCAATTGCTTCATGAAGGCGATGACTTTGGCGCCGGCCTTCAGGTCGGATTTGTCACCGGGCACGAAGGTCACCACCGGCGTGTTGTCGGCCACGAATACCTTCTTCTCGCCGTCCTTGTACTTGACCAGCAGCGTATGGCCGTCATTGCCGACGACGCTTTCCGCCACCGTCGCATTGGTCATGCTGGAGTTGGGCTTGAGATCATAGGGCCGCGAGCCCTCGCCAGTGCCGCGCATGCTTTCCGGAAACACATGCACCTCGACCGCGTTCTGGCCGCCCTCCGGCCCCGGCACGGTGGTCGCGCCGATGAACGAACCCGGCTTGATGTCGGCGAGCGAGATCTTTGTAATGCCCGAGACGTTCACGTCAGGAGCGATACGCAGCTTGACGTCCTCGCCGCTGCGCGACTTCACCTGCATGGTGTCGCCATTGACGGCTTCGATGGTGCCACGCACGCGCGTCGGCACCGGCGCCTTCTGGGCGAAGGCGCAATAAGTCGAGACGGCCACCATCGCGACGGCGATCAGCGGACGTGTGAAAGTTGCACGTTGAACAGACATGACGGTCTCCGGTTATCCCCACGGATGGAGAACTCCGGACCACGCGTGCTATTCTCTCAAGTCTTTGTGAGATCGGCCTCGACCAGCGCCCGCAGCTCGGCCGTGACCTCTGGCCGCCGGCCGAACCACAGCTCGAAGC encodes:
- a CDS encoding alpha-hydroxy acid oxidase produces the protein MKHITCIDDLRALHKRRVPKAFFDYCDRGSYAEETLRANREDMQAIKFRQRILVDVSKRDTSTTILGEPSTMPLMLAPVGLLGMQHGDGEIHACRAAQAAGIPFTQSTMSICSIEDIAANVEKPFWFQLYVMKDRGFIKELIERAIAAKCSALVLTVDLQVIGQRHADIKNGMTVPPEWSLSKLLDFASKPAWVSGVLQGKRRTFGNIAGHVKNTEDLNRLAEWTASQFDTSLSWKDVEWVRSIWPGKLIIKGILDVEDAEEAAKTGAQALVVSNHGGRQLDGAPSSIEVLPEIADAVGDKMEIMFDGGIRSGQDVMRALALGAKSCMLGRAYAYGLGAGGQAGVAKAIDIIQKELLTTMGLCGVNRIDEIDDHIIAM